A segment of the Trifolium pratense cultivar HEN17-A07 linkage group LG7, ARS_RC_1.1, whole genome shotgun sequence genome:
TGTAGCTAATTCTTCACTCACACTCACAACTCACAACAACACACATTCAAATTCGACTTTCTTCAAACTAATCTGTGAGTTTCTTATTTCAATTCTTCACCTTGATTCTATCATAGCACCTAggttttataatttaattctttatttttatttttattttttaaaaaatgctcttttatttttattttgtaaaaaatgctCTTAACCATGCATTAACATGATTAATTTCTTCCTAATTTAGGTTTTTGCATTATGGATTTCAAAGCAAAAAATCTTTGTTACAAGAGAAAATCTCTCACTATCAAACCAACAAACAACAACGTTGTTGTTGTTAGTGACAGAAAATTTCTCATTGATTTCATATTCACAACTTACCTAGGACCTGATGTTAAATCTGATAATCCAAGATGTTCATCACTTCAAAGATTAATCACTGGATTACCACCTTATAATTTCAATGATTTAGGTTCTTCTTATGTTACAATTTCTCTTTTAGAGAAATTGTATTACTATCTAGTTAAAAATGCAGTTCCTGAAGTTATATTAGATCTTAATATGTTTCATATGTATTTAAAGGGAAAATTGGACTTGCCCGGTTCGGAATTTTTAGAGGGTAGTCAACAATTTACTAGCATTTTTCCTTTGGATCTTCATCCACAGATTTGGTATCCTGATAGCTTTAGGATTGTTAAAGGGGTTGTTTTGATTGATGATCCTATTGTATCGTCGTGTGTTAAAGAGGAGGATTTGAATAGGTTTAGGTTGTTAACCGGTGTTGGTAGTTTGAAGTTGGATTTAAGTGAATGTTTGTGTTTTCGGATTGATCCTCGGTTGAGTAAAGAAAGTGATAGTGGTTGTGTTGACAAATTGTTAGAGACTAGTCCAAATGAGAGGTGCAAAGAAAGTGATGGTGATTGTGTTAACAAATTGAGTAAAGAAAGTGAGAGTGATTGTGTTAACAAATTGTTGGAGAGTAGTCCTAATGAGGGGTGCAAAGAAAGTGATGGCGATTGTGTTAACAAATTGAATAAAGAAAGTGATGGTGATTGTGTTAACAAATTATTAGAGACTAGTCCAAATGAGGGGTGCAAAGAAAGTGATAGTGACTGTGTTAACAAATTGAGTAAAGAAAATGATAGTGATTGTGTTAACAAATTGTTGGAGAGTAGTCCTAATGAGGGGTACCAATCGGGGAAGTTTCGAGAAGAGTGTAAGAGAAAGtatgatgatgttgatgttgatgatacTCCTTCCATGTCGGAATTTCCACATACTGCTACTACTAATGGAGATCCTTCTTTTAACAAGATGTGTGAATCTGATGGGCCTTCAATGATGCCGCTTTTGTCAATACCTGACATTGACGATTGTGTCCAAGATTCTTCTGTTGTTTTAACAGGGACAGCTAATAGAGGGCTACTTGGTCCGTCTGTTGGTGTTGTGGATATTGGTATTAGTAAAGCGGCGTATCTATTTCGAGTTTCCTTACCTGGTGTCAAGAGAGAGTACAGTATGTTTCtcctcactattttactcatgTTTCTTAttccagttttttttattatctttgATTATCTGCTGTGGAAATGTCCCGTTCATGTATTATAGAGCCAAtgcttttgctttttttttgttttcatatatCTTGGTAAAAACTCATGAATATTTATTAACAAAGTAACCCTCACTATTTGCCATGTCTGAATCGaatgattttattatatttattagaaTTGTTCTGTGTGCAATTGACTCGTTTTTCTTTCGGATGTTTTGATTGGTGTTGAGTGCTGCAAAGAATACTTAGCACCTTCAGTAGTAAAGTGGATAAGTCTAGGGAGTGACGTTCAGATGAGTTATTATATATGTTACTATCTGAGAAGTGAGAACAACTAAGGACATATCTTTGAAaagaattcaaaatttaatgttaTGGCATTTCTTTTAATATATGAGTAACATTTAATAATTGCTAATCTGGCATCGAACAGGACATTCTATTATTGTGACATGCCTCTATTACAGCTCCATTCATTTTATCGTTAATTTCAATGCTTGTTCTGCACAATTGAAAtggtttttaaattttgaatatgatttgttttttgttgtatTGAAAAACCAGACATAGTCAGGTATCTACCGTGTTTATGTTGGTAGAAACCGTTACATGGCTGGGAAATGAAACTGAGAGAGTTTGTTTCAGATGAATTTGGAGTTTCCCATGTTTTCTGATTCATCTCTTTCAATAGGTGTTTATCGTTGCCCAATAATatacttattattatttgagCTACATCTGGACTCTACATTACACTCAattatatactttattattattatttgttttcaattttgaatattgattttttgttattatatttcaattttcaacatgTTGGGTTTATGGGTGTTATAAACATCCATAAACCTAATATGCATTTTTGAAATCTAAGTAGACAGATTGATGACACAATTAGCCAAATTGGGTCTTCACTCTATTAATAAAAACAGATACACATGAtgatcaacaacaaaaattagcCCAGACGATGTCAGCTTGATGACTAATTACCCTTACATACAATAATTTGATAATGGATTAATGGTAGAGTAATGGACATACatgatattaaaaataattggtcctttttttttacagtaaaaatAATTGGTCCTTAAATTGTTGTATATTTGCTATTTCATAATAATTCTTGTGATTGCAAAATTTTATCCATATTCATCTTAGCTGATATTTTTATGGACTATGGACATTTAAGATGGTAAaattggtataaaaaaaatactgaaaATATTGCTGAAATTGGATTGTTATTTTGCAATTTCAATGATTTTCAATGATTATTTGGTATATAATTTATGGGACTAAGTTGGTAATACCCTGCAATATTAAGTAACTTGATAATTACTCAAAAATGAAGATACTATGGTTTAGATATTAGCATCCACCATTAATTTTATGAGACCTCAGTCTAGGTAAGTTAACCATATCTTTCTCAGTTGGCTTATCCTAGTTGGCTTATCCTTATCAAAGAGTTTGGATTTGAGAAAGTACTTGAGaagtatttggaaagaaaagaTAGTGGTGTAAGCGCACCCTTTCTCATGTACATGCTGCGTCGTAGTCCTTAAACTAAGATCTGCCTGTATCCCTCGGCACATCCTCTTTCTCCGGTCCTTGTCTTAGAACACACATACAGTTTATCTTCATCAAATGATACATTCATAACTAACTGTCttaacatgtatatatgtttTTCACAGATTCTTTCTTACTTGTTTCTTTAAATGAATATTCATCCTACATTTTGCAGATCAGTTCAGTTGTGATATTGAATCTGATGGAAAGGTTGAGATCAAAGGGTTGTTATCTGGTGGAAGAACTATCGAGAAACAGTCTCGTATTTTCCAGATGAAAACTCAGCAGTTATGCTCTCCTGGACCGTTCACAGTTTCATTCAGTCTTCCAGGACCTGTTGATCCAAGACTCTTTGCACCTAACTTTAGATCTGATGGAATTTTCGAAGGAGTTGTAATCAAGCTCTAGTTTTCTGCATCTAGCTTTTGTAAGTAAATCTAAAAGTTCCGAGAACAAATTTTGGTTTCGTTTTTGCTGTATTGCACCAGATGCTAGTCTGTCATCTAAGTTGACATTGAACTAATTTTGTTTATCTAGATTAGTCTGCTACCACAAAGAGCTTTCATGTGTGTTATGTAAAGAATCACTTTTCTTTAACTCATGGTGCCGGGACCAGAATTGGTGAATAGCATCTCTCTCTAACTATTTGGTCTAATACTGTGATGTCTTTTTATTTGCACACGCATCAGACACATATATGATTACTTTACATCATATATCATGGCGTTTGTCTGGCAAATAACTGAATTTATTTTGCTTCCTCTGTTACTGTCCAAATATTTCTGGTCTACACAAAACCTATTAGAAAAATGTAAAGGGTCCCTTTCTGACAAGGCTTTTGTTCACTAAAACATAACTTGCTCAAATTACATAACATGTTTGAAAGGTTGTTTCTTTATTCTTGAGTTATGTTTGCATTGAAAAAGTGTCACCACAGTAAATGTAGGATGTTCATGTGGCAGACAGTATTTCCATACCGACATTATATGCCTTTTGCTTCTTTGAAAAGTAATATTATTGAGGACTTACTTCAATATTCATGTCTCTTTCGTGTGACTCGATTCCTTGAGTCTTATGATAAATAATCAAATGTCTTGTTGCTAACTCAAACAAGGTTGATCTAGATTAGTATGCTAGTCTTAGCGCTAGCAGCTAGTGCAGAGAGATTGCATGTGCGTAAAACATCAGTTTTCTTTGATTAAAGGTGCTTCATATTTTGGGTCAATTTAGAGTTCAACTTGATGAGCTATAAACTAACTATGCATAAAAATCAGATGTCTAAATCATGATTCCTTCCAACTGAATTTTTTATGGACTCTAATGTCAACTAGTGTTATCTGGAGTCCCAAAATGATGCCAGAATTTAGGAATGCAGCGGTGGACAGAGGCAACTCACTAGAGAGGGGTGAGGCACTTGTAAGGACTATAACGCTCAAACCGGTTAGGATTTTAGGAGAGCCTAGAGGTTTAACTGAATGTAAAACATACCTTTCATCAGAGTGTTGACCCATTATACAGGCGGCATGGAAAGGGCTTTGAATCCCAAAATGGTTATGCAGTTGCATGGTATCCAGTACAATTCCCACGTCGTTGTCTAATTGCCATCAGagatcataaattcataatctaGCTGTTAGACCTATTCCCATGTATCGTTGGTTATGGTGTGCTTGTGCGGTCACTAATGAGTTATTTGTGGATTCGGCTGCGTTTGCCAAACTGATTGGGCCTTACCCCAGTTCAAAATACAATGCATTTTAACTAGCAATAGGTAAATAAAATACATGTTATGTTGAGGAGGAACATTGTTCGTCATTTGTGACATGACACTTCATGTTACTATTGTTGCCTTGTTGGTCCGACGCTCGCCACTCATGCCAACCCCTATGTTCTCCATTCTTAATTTGTccgttttcatttttttctatttctaaAGCAGTTATACGGTGCTTCCTTGGCGAGAAACGCCGGTAAGATTAGGGACAGCAACAATGAGAGAGGTACACAAAAATATTGTAACATACAGTTATATGGTGCTTCATTGCCATTTTCGAAATACAATTGGGGAGCAATTTTTGCCGCTCCTGTATATCTAATAAACCatgaatgatgtatgttttCAGAAGTGTATTTTTGGATATCATATTTTTTGGAACAactcttgttttattttaaaatgtgtaCTACATACCTAAAGTGATAATAGAGAGTGATGAAAGCTCatccttttaaattttaaagtcACCCAATTTATCTTCCTACCAACATTGCTACTACATAATGTTAGCGgtcaacactcggtgggatttagtctcacatcggatagataggactcttgaaaagagtttataaagaggagacaatcctcaccttac
Coding sequences within it:
- the LOC123895230 gene encoding increased DNA methylation 3 isoform X2; amino-acid sequence: MDFKAKNLCYKRKSLTIKPTNNNVVVVSDRKFLIDFIFTTYLGPDVKSDNPRCSSLQRLITGLPPYNFNDLGSSYVTISLLEKLYYYLVKNAVPEVILDLNMFHMYLKGKLDLPGSEFLEGSQQFTSIFPLDLHPQIWYPDSFRIVKGVVLIDDPIVSSCVKEEDLNRFRLLTGVGSLKLDLSECLCFRIDPRLSKESDSGCVDKLLETSPNERCKESDGDCVNKLSKESESDCVNKLLESSPNEGCKESDGDCVNKLNKESDGDCVNKLLETSPNEGCKESDSDCVNKLLESSPNEGYQSGKFREECKRKYDDVDVDDTPSMSEFPHTATTNGDPSFNKMCESDGPSMMPLLSIPDIDDCVQDSSVVLTGTANRGLLGPSVGVVDIGISKAAYLFRVSLPGVKREYNQFSCDIESDGKVEIKGLLSGGRTIEKQSRIFQMKTQQLCSPGPFTVSFSLPGPVDPRLFAPNFRSDGIFEGVVIKL
- the LOC123895230 gene encoding increased DNA methylation 3 isoform X1: MDFKAKNLCYKRKSLTIKPTNNNVVVVSDRKFLIDFIFTTYLGPDVKSDNPRCSSLQRLITGLPPYNFNDLGSSYVTISLLEKLYYYLVKNAVPEVILDLNMFHMYLKGKLDLPGSEFLEGSQQFTSIFPLDLHPQIWYPDSFRIVKGVVLIDDPIVSSCVKEEDLNRFRLLTGVGSLKLDLSECLCFRIDPRLSKESDSGCVDKLLETSPNERCKESDGDCVNKLSKESESDCVNKLLESSPNEGCKESDGDCVNKLNKESDGDCVNKLLETSPNEGCKESDSDCVNKLSKENDSDCVNKLLESSPNEGYQSGKFREECKRKYDDVDVDDTPSMSEFPHTATTNGDPSFNKMCESDGPSMMPLLSIPDIDDCVQDSSVVLTGTANRGLLGPSVGVVDIGISKAAYLFRVSLPGVKREYNQFSCDIESDGKVEIKGLLSGGRTIEKQSRIFQMKTQQLCSPGPFTVSFSLPGPVDPRLFAPNFRSDGIFEGVVIKL